Genomic segment of Sarcophilus harrisii chromosome 4, mSarHar1.11, whole genome shotgun sequence:
AAGGGCATCTCGTTTTTTaatagagatgaaatgacttgcttagcgCCACATAGCTAAAAGTGTGTGGGGAAGGGTTTTTGGATGGGTATTCTAGACTCAGTCCGGGGTTCTGTACACTGAGCTATCTAGCTGCTTCCATGTATATTACACTATAGaagggactggacctgtgatttcattgaactAGAGAATTCCCGATGAGGAAACTGCCTTTACTGATCcaggttggcaccttctctgtaatttttagttttaaagaaTTGCCTATAACTAAGAAATTCACTGACTTGCCATAGCCAAAGTGTATCAAAGGTAGAACTTGAACCCGAGTATTCCAAGGGTAGATTCCATAACATTTTCAGCCATTTAATTATTGAATATATAGAtgggtttcctttttttctattgcaAATAAagtaattatgaatattttaaacatGAGCATCCTTTTATAATATCTTAGGGCAAGGGTTCTATAAGAATTGTTAGAACAAAAATAGCcagtttttttcagtttcattatGTGTTGACATATATATTACTCTGCAAAATGTTTGCACCAGTCTTCAGCTCTATCAACAATTCATTAAAAGTTCCTGTTTTCCTTGCAGTTGCAccaattttgattttgattttttttttttttttttttttttgctatttttctcattcaagttGGGTGTGAAGGTAGTAGCTTAATGTTTCTTGGTTTGCACTttttatggttattattattagcagtttgtaattcttttgatttgtttatgTCTCTTGGTCATTGTTCCATTggtcatgtgtgtgtatgtatgtataaaatatatatgacaaTATATACGTAAGACCTTTATAGATTTTATATCAGACATATAATTGCACTAAAAGCTTTTCCTCCAATTTCACTAACAGTCATTCACATAGTAAGCAGTCTCAAGATTATTGCCCACATTCTTTGACTCAAAACACTGTGGCTGGGTAGAATCCTTCAGAAAGGTTTCTTGaatgaggtgatatttgaaatgaattttttaagaGATGACTAAGGATTCAGTAGGAAAACTCAAGAAGTGAGGGCATTTCCACAGAAAGTATTGCATTTAAGGGCAAATGTATAACAGCatgagctgtgtgtgtgtgtgtgtgtgtgtgtgtgtttagaggATATAGAATACTTCAATTTGATTATAAGAGttcaaggtgggggggggggggaaggaagggaagtaaCAAGATAAGGCTGGGAAGGTATAATGGTTACAGAGAGTTGGAGAGTCAAGCAGACAAGTCAACTTGGAAGACAAGGGGAGCCAATGATTATTCTTTGAACAGAGGAATGATAGGACTAGAGTTGCTAATAAAATAATGCTGGCAGTAGTATACAGGGTGAGTTTGAGAGCTATAGGGCAGGGAGAATAGAGATTGGAGACCTATGAAGAAGTTATTACAGTTGTCCAGGTAAGTGGTCCTCAGGACCAGTACTAAGGTGGTGATCGTGGAATAGAGAGGGGAGCATAAATTAGTAGAGTATGGCTATGTAAACATTAAGTCTATGTAACTGGCtatgagagggaaaagagaagggaatggtCAAAGGTAGCCTTAAGGTTATTATAAATGTGGGAAACTGGTGGAGGGGAAATAGTGGGTACCACAAAGAGTGGTCAGAAGGGAGGAGCAGGTTAAGGGAGAAAAGTGATAAGCTTAATTTGGACATACTACATTTGAGAGTAAAAGAAGAAAGCCAAGAAGACAATAGCTTGATAGGTAGTAAGGAAAGGGAAGATTTGGTTAGGGTAAGGGAAACCTAAGCATGTCTATAAGCAAATGGGAAGGAGTCAAAGATGGATATAAGGAACAAGTTCTGTGACTGAAAGACTGGGACAGAAGTGGAGGGATTTAGCCTTGACAAGAGTTGTAAAGGAAATATTACTctgaaaacaaggaaggaaggagtggatGAATGATGAAAATGTGACATTTTGGAGTGTGGAAGTGAGATGAGAGGATTAGTTCACAAAGGAAGAGTCAGGGTTACACTTTAAGAAAGGAGATATGGAAGGGGTGGAGTTGTGAGTTTAATAGTAAGCTATGAAATAGCCTTGTGGGGAATTTGATAGGGAGTCAATCAGAGACGAGTTGTTCATTATATGGGGAGTCAATCagatgaattgtttatttttttctagttacatgtaaaCATTTTCAATGTTCATCTTTCTAAGATTTTGAATCATTCACTTTTTCATCActcatgtgtgcatgtatgtatgtgtgtgcgtgtgtgtgtgtgtattatacaaTTTGTCTGAATTGATCTCAAATGATGTGTAATCCCATCCCCTACCCTGCCTCACCCCTGCAGGGCTAGAAAATTGGGTGGTGGCAGAGGATGTGGTGTTTGAACCCATAGCTGTGCCTTGGAGTCCTGAACACCAGCTGCAGCGTCCACAGCTGACAAGGCAGATATTGGACAGAGAGAATAAGGCAGCCTTCCTCCTGGGAGATGACCTTCCCAGATACCTGTACCTTGCCAGCAATCACACCAATAACTGGGGTCACCGCCGTGGATATCGGCTGCAGATCCATAGTCCTGCTGGAGTACATCTACCCCAGGAGACCAGCATGGAAAAGGCATTCAGCTGGGGAaggtgaggaagggaggaagggttCTGGGTGGGAAGAATCAGGAAGAAAGGGTACAATTCGTTAGCTCCATCCTTTCCTCCAGATCAAAGGGCGAAATATCTCCCAGCATCTAGAGAGAAGACTAATTATATAAAGATTCCACCCCAATCCCTAACTAAGGCCTCAGGCTTATCTGGAGCCCCCAACCTCATGGTTAGGTATCAGCTGGCAGTGACTCGCCGGAAAGAGGAGGAGCCACAGAGCAGCAGCATCTACAACCAGAATGATCCCTGGACACCAACTGTGGTTTTTGCCAACTTCATTGACAATGAGCTGCTCTCTGGGGAGGTCAGTTGCCCTAGAGATGGAtgggggcaggggggggggggggatggagagGAATTACCAAGTCTCCAAGTTTGTTCAGTCTTTTTGACTAACTTGCCAGTCCTTAGACTTTGACTTTGGGTGTCTGAGCCATTTGGAAGGATGGGGACTTGTTTGATATTCAACACCAGAAACAATGATTagcattaagtgtctgctatatgCAAGGTCCTGGGGCACGGAAAGTAAGTGGTAAAGCTGGATTCAAACCTACATGTCCTGAAACAAAATCCAGTTCTGTTTCTATTATTTAGATAATCACAGGTCAAAGTAATGCACAAGTATAAAAAATGCGCAAGAAATCATCATGGAAATTGTTGGTGTGAATAGAGGAATCAGAAGGTTTTATGGTAAAAGTGGCATTTGAACTGGGTTTTAAAGGCTACATTTATCAAGGTGCAGATTGAAAACAGAGTGTCCAGAATACCATAAACAAAGGTATGCAGGTAAGAGAGTACAGATATATTCAGGAGAGAAGTCTAAGTTGACTGGAGTGTAGTCTGTAGAGGAGAGCAGTATGTGATAAGGTTGGAAAGATAGTATTGCTATAAATAAAGACCATGAATATCAAGGGAAGGATTAGAATGAGTTTTACTTAGTAAACAATAAATAGCCTAAAAGACATTTGAATAGTGAAATTGATGACTGAATCAATGCATAGAGTTTAATGTTGGCAGCAATGAAAAATAAACTTGAGAGTAGTAAAGGGTGAAGGCTGAAACTATGGGAAACTTTTAATATTCCAGGTGGATGGTAATGAAGGTTGATATTAAAATGGTGAAAGTAGGataaaagagataatgatgatAGATGTGTGAAAGGTTTCAAACATACAAACAACAGAATTTGGTAAGCTGATTGGATATGAGCAATAAGGGAACTTTAATCAAGGAAATTGGATGAGTCAGTGACAGAAACGTTGAGGAAAAGTGTTGAgtaaaattctattttggatGTGCTGAGCTTGAGAGGTTTGTCCAGGTAGAGATAAACAGTAGATGTTTGTAGACGCAGATGTGGAGCTTAGGTCAGGGCTGGAGACTTAGATGTGTGAATCCCTtgaatagagggagggaagggaagagagaagggaataagtatttttatgtgccaagacactgtgctaagtgccttacACATATTATTTGAAGGTGTTAgaggataaaggaaaaatatagaggaagaaaacCAAGGACCGATGTGGAACCTTGATGTTGAAGTAGCAGCAAAAAAGACTGGAGCTATTGGACTGGAGGGAGGAGAACCAGGGAGAAGGTGATGCCTCAGAAGTCAAGGAATGAGAGAACAAACCGGGAGCATGTTGTTGtcaataatgttaaaaaataatgCAGAGTTTAAGGAAgaagattgggggtggggggtggggggggtgggggaagaccCTTGAATTCAGCAATTGAGAGTAGTTACTGGTAGCCTCTGAGAGCAATTTCAGCAAAATTGGTGGGGACAGATGCCACATAGCCTGGGATAGAAAGGAAACGGAGGCCCCTCCTACCTCCTGGGGTGATTGCTCAGACCAGAGGACAAATCATCCCGCAGCTGGCTTCACCGGGAGCAGCTAGGACAATGGATCTTGTGGGAGATGGGGAAGTATGGTTGATACACCCTGACTTGTACTGTTGAGCTGAGTGTTGGGCACTGACAATATTGGGGGGACTCCTCCTCCCTGCCAGGTTGGGGGAGGGTGGGCAAAGTCCATCCTCACCAGCGAGGccctcattctttcctctttttcccaggACCTGGTTGCCTGGGTTACAGCAAGCTTTCTGCATATCCCCCATGCAGAGGACGTCCCCAACACAGTGACTTCGGGAAATGGCGTTGGTTTCTTCCTCAGGCCCTACAACTTCTTTGATGAGGACCCTTCTGCCTTTTCCCCTGATGCTATTTACTTTCGGGATGATCAGAATGCTGGGATCTGCGACATTAACCCCATTGCCTGCCTCCCGGATTTGGCTGCCTGTGTGCCTGACCTGCCTCCCTTTTCCTACTATGGCTTCTAATTCTGCTTAAAACCCTGACATCTGGGTCGTGTCTTTTGTAACTCCCCTGTCTCCAGTCATTCTTTCCCATCCTTTTCCTTACTTGGTCCACTTACCTGGCACATTCTTCAAGTCAGCTGGGAATCATTCCATGCATCCCCTCTGAACTCAGCCCCACCCTGTTCCCTAGTCCTGTCatgttctttattctttctcatttcctttcttggtTCTTTAAGAACTTAACCTTTCTCTGCCCTCTCCCCAGAATTTTcatgggggaggaagtggggggctTCAGAAGGAAGAAAGCTGGGGAGGGGAAGAGTCAGAATTTTGATTTAGGAAAGAGGGAAACTGGGAGGATGGGAGTGTATGAGGAATAAATTTCCCTTGGAGGCTGAACAATATTTTGCAACTAAAGGAAAGGCCACATCtggaagtgggagggagggagagaatagggtggaagagaaggagggaggctGGAAAAGGGGGATGGGGGTAGGACAGAGGACATAGCACTCAGCCCCTTCTTTCTCCTGtgttcctctcattttctttccccatgcATGACCCCCAGCTCTGCCTCTGGAAGCAGGACCCCATATGAAAGACAGATCCTTATATGGTTCAGCTCAGGCTCCAGTGGCCCCTGTTTCAGTTTCGCCTCCACCCCCAGCCGGCCCGCCCTTGGTCCTCCCATCCCTCCGACCCTCCCCCCTGCTGTCTGGGCCCTACACTTTCTCTCATATCTCAGCAGTCTGGCAGCTTTGCCCCGTGGCCAGGCACATAACCCCAAGCACTGCCCTTGCCTGGAGAtacccccctccccatccccctttCTATTTAGGTCTGACTGTCCATGTTGCCATGAACCTGAGGACAGCCCTGGTGCTTCTGGTCATCTCCATCATCACCATCTTTGCTCTGGTTTGTGTCCTGCTGACCGGCAGGGGTGGGGGACGGCCCAGCTCACCTCCCCAGTGCCCCACCCTGACGACCCAGAAGAACCTGTTCAGGCCGCACCCGGACCCTAGTCGGCTGTTCTCAGACCTGAGCCGGGAGGAGCTGGCCTCCGTCATGGGCTTCCTGACCCAGAGGCTGGGGTCAGGGCTGGTGGATGCAAGCCTGGCCAAACCGTCTGATAACTCTGTCTACTCAGTGCAGCTGCAGCTGCCCCCAAAGGCCGCAGCCTTGGCCCACCTGGACAGGGGGGCCCCTCCACCCCCCCGGGAGGCTCTAGCCATCGTCTTCTTTGGCCAGCAGGCCCAGCCCAATGTGAGCGAGCTGGTGGTGGGGCCGCTGCCCAACCCTGCCTACCTTCGGGATGTGACTGTAGAACGTCACGGGGGCCCCCTCCCCTATTACAAGCGCCCACTGTCCTCAAAGGAGTTCGAAGAAGTGAGCAGGATGATCTCCGAGCATGCGCTGCCTCGTGTCAGTGGGCTCCTCCATCGCTGCTGCTACTACAAGGAGAACCTGGTGTCCATGACCACTGCCCCCCGGGGCCTGCGCTCGGGGGACCGGGCCACCTGGTTTGGGATCTACTACAATGTCTCAGGGGCTGGCTTCTACCTCCACCCCGTGGGGCTGGAGCTGCTAGTAGACCACGGGGCCCTGGACCCTGCTCAGTGGAGAGTTCAGCGGGCCTTCTACAATGGTCGGTACTACGAGAGCCTGGAGGTCCTTGAAAGAGCGTTTGAGGGAGGCCGGGTGGAGGTTGTAGAGATAGCACCCCCCAGCTCCAAGGCGCCTTCATCCCTCAGGCCCAGGGTCTCCCCAGGTGCTCTTCCCCCACTGCAATTCTCTCCCCAGGGCCCCAGATACCACGTCCAAGGCAGCCAGGTAGCCTCCCCTCTCTGGACCTTCACCTTCAGCCTGGAGTTGTTCAGCGGCCTGAGGATTTTTGACATCCGGTTCCAAGGCGAGCGCGTGGCCTACGAGGTGAGCCTCCAGGAGGCTTTGACCATCTATGGCGGCAACTCCCCGGCAGCCATGATGACTCGCTATTTAGACGGAAATTTTGGCATGGGCCTGTTCTCCACACCGCTGACGCGAGGAGTGGACTGTCCATACTTGGCCACCTACGTGGACTGGGACTTCCTTGCAGATTCTGGGGCTCCAAGAACCGTCCGCGATGCTCTGTGCATATTCGAACAGAACCAGGGCATCCCCTTGCGGCGGCACTACTCTGATATTTTCTCCTACTACTACGGGGGTCTCCCAGGGACAGTGTTGGTTGTCAGGTCTGTGTCCACTCTACTCAACTATGATTACGTGTGGGACATGGCCTTCCACCCCAACGGAGCCATAGAAGTCAAGTTTCATGCTACCGGCTACATCAGCTCAGCCTTTTTATTTGGTGCTGGCCGAAGATATGGGAACCGGGTTGGCGAGCACACCTTAGGGACCATCCATACCCATGCTGCTAACTTCAAGGTTGATCTGGATGTGGCAGGTAAGGGGGTCTTGTAGGCTCCTGGGGGAGAGGCCCTGAGGGAAAAGGGCATAGGTTTGAATTCTCATCTTTTGCTTTATGTTTGATATCTTGAAGTAATCAATCCATCCATTCTTTCATCAAATGTTGgtcaagc
This window contains:
- the LOC100916389 gene encoding membrane primary amine oxidase, which gives rise to MKDRSLYGSAQAPVAPVSVSPPPPAGPPLVLPSLRPSPLLSGPYTFSHISAVWQLCPVARHITPSTALAWRYPPPHPPFYLGLTVHVAMNLRTALVLLVISIITIFALVCVLLTGRGGGRPSSPPQCPTLTTQKNLFRPHPDPSRLFSDLSREELASVMGFLTQRLGSGLVDASLAKPSDNSVYSVQLQLPPKAAALAHLDRGAPPPPREALAIVFFGQQAQPNVSELVVGPLPNPAYLRDVTVERHGGPLPYYKRPLSSKEFEEVSRMISEHALPRVSGLLHRCCYYKENLVSMTTAPRGLRSGDRATWFGIYYNVSGAGFYLHPVGLELLVDHGALDPAQWRVQRAFYNGRYYESLEVLERAFEGGRVEVVEIAPPSSKAPSSLRPRVSPGALPPLQFSPQGPRYHVQGSQVASPLWTFTFSLELFSGLRIFDIRFQGERVAYEVSLQEALTIYGGNSPAAMMTRYLDGNFGMGLFSTPLTRGVDCPYLATYVDWDFLADSGAPRTVRDALCIFEQNQGIPLRRHYSDIFSYYYGGLPGTVLVVRSVSTLLNYDYVWDMAFHPNGAIEVKFHATGYISSAFLFGAGRRYGNRVGEHTLGTIHTHAANFKVDLDVAGQENWLVAEDMAFEPRPVPWSPEHEMQLMQLTQKTLEREDQAAFPFGSTTPRYLYLASNQTNAWGHRRGYRIQPINFAGQPLPQESDIERACSWGRYQLAVTQRKDEEPSSTSLYNQNDPWTPTLNFTDFINNETIAGKDLVAWVTVGFLHIPHAEDIPNTLTVGNGVGFFLRPYNFFNEDPSVQSPDAVYFQSDQDARLCEVNPVSCLPEMAACAPDLPDFTHGGFRREP